GAAGCTTTTACACAACTGCAATTTGAAACCGATTTGCGTCCATCAATTGCTACTGGCGTAATTGACGTGCGTTTAGGGCGCAGTGGGACAGATTTTTATCAAAGTTTTCGCGAATTTTTACCTCCTGATGACAACAAAACTAAACTTGATATTTATGGCGCGGCTTTTGCTACTGGAAAAGTTGGCGAATGGTTATTTACAGGTGCCTACAATAGCGATCGCACTTTGAATCGAGATTGCAACGGACGCGATCGCCTATTCCGCGATACTCAACCGTGCGAACAAGCGTATCCTACCTATGGCGATGATTCTCAAGTTACCGCACTAACACCTTCCCAAGATAGTGTGTATTTGCGCTTTGAGCGATCGCCCCAAATTCTCAATGCAGAACCTGATTATGCCATGTGGGGTGACTTTAATACCCAAGAGTTTGCCCGCACTTCACAGCAATTTTCAGCAACAACGCGCCAACTGCATGGCTTTAAAGCAAACTACAACTGGGGTAATTTGCAGATTACGGGTTTTTATGGCAATAACGTTCAAGGTTTTCAGCGCGATGCGATCGCCCCAGATGGAACTAGCGGCTATTACTTTTTGTCACGCCGGTTACTCTTAGCTGGTAGTGAAAATGTTTTTATCGAATTAGAAGAATTAAATCGTCCTGGTACTGTCGTTTCACGCCAACAACTGACGCGCGGGATAGACTACGACATTGACTATGATCGCGGGACTTTACTCTTTCGCCAACCCGTTTTGCGCACCGATGTCGATCAAACAGGACAAGTTTTAAGACGACAGATTATTGCAACATATCAATACGAAAGTCAAGAAAACAATCGTAACACAATTTATGGCGGTCGTTTGCAGTACCATCTTTCGCGGCAACGCCATCCCGATTGGATCGGGGCAACATATCTGCAAGAAAATCAGGGAGTACGCAGCTTTGAATTATACGGTGCAGATGCCTTGATTTCGTTAGGTGACAAAACACGGTTCATTGCCGAATATGCACATTCGACGAACAATTCTGAATTTTTAGGAACTATCAGTGGTTCAGCTTACCGTTTAGAAGCGATCGCAGAAATTGCTCAAGGTATTCGTGCAAGTGCTTATTTTCGCACTGCTGATACTGGATTTGCTAATAATGCCACAATCAGTTTTGTTCCAGGGCAAACGCGGTATGGCGCGCAAGTTGTCGGTAAACTTTCACCGCAAACAAATTTAAGACTGCAATACGATCGCGAAGTTAACCAAGGGATTGCGCCTGAACCTGTGACGACGTTTGAAGATTTATTTACACCTCGTATTGAACCAATCCCAGGAAGTCGGGTCGATAACTCACTCACAACCATTTTGGCAGGCGTTGAACACCGCATCGGGAAAGCTAACGTCACTGTTGATTGGATTCATCGCCAACGCGAAGATCGCATTGCACCTAATGCTTTAAGTGGAACTTCCGATCAGGTGCGATCGCGCCTCACCTTACCACTGACTGATAATCTTACTTTTCTTGCGCAAAATGAACTGAGTTTCTCCGATCAAGCTGACGCTGTTTATCCCGATCGCACAATTCTTGGCTTAGATTGGGGATTGCTACCTGGAGTTAATCTGCGTTTAGCGCAACAATTTTACACGCGCGGGCAATTTGCTGGTAATTCGATTACGAGTATAGAAGTTGTTGGCGAACACAAATTTAGTCAAAATACAATACTCACTGGACGTTATTCCATGTTTGGTGGATTGAATGACTTTTCTGGACAAGGTGCGATCGGGTTAAAGCATCGCTGGGAAATTACGCCAAGTTTAAAACTCAATTTAGCTTACGAACGCATTCTTGGCGATTTCTTTGGACGTACCGCCGCAGGGTTACAATTTGCACAACCCTTCGCCCCAGGGCAAAGTGCCGCTTCTCTAGGATTTAGTGCAGCTAATAGCTACAGTATTGGAGTCGAATATAACCCAAGTTCTAATTTTCAAGCTAATGCCCGCTACGAACATCGCACTTCTCCTAGTGGTTCTAACACTGTGATTGGGGCAAATGTTACTGGAAAAATATCACCAGCACTTACAGCTTTAGTCCGCTATCAACAAGCTAACTTTTCTAATCAAAAACTTGCCGGATTAGGAAACACCGTAAATTTCAAAGCTGGGTTAGCTTATCGCGATCCTCATAGCGATAAATTCAACGCCTTATTGCGTTACGAATACCGCAAAAATCCGGCAACGATTCCTGACACTTTACTTTTAGGCACTGGCACAGGTTATGAAGATCATACCTTTGCTTTAGAAGCACTTTACGCTCCGAATTGGCAATGGGAGTTTTACGGCAAATACGCGCTGCGAAACAGTACCTCTTACTTAGCCACAGACTTAGTTGGGACAAGCACAATCAATTTGGCACAATTACGCGCTACTTACCGTTTAGGCTACAGCGTTGATTTAGTCGGTGAGGCGCGGTGGATTCATCAACCCACAACAGGATTTAGTGAAACTGGGTTTGTCGTAGAAGCGGGTTATTATCTGACTCCTAACTTGCGCTTGAGTGCTGGTTATGCGTTTGGTGATGTCAGTGACAGAGATTTTAGTGGTTCGCGTTCTGCTGGAGGGGCATATTTAGGTTTAACACTCAAGTTGAATGAATTATTTGATGGTTTTGGATTGCAAAAACCAGTACCAAAACCAATTTCAAATCACACTGCCAAGAGTCAGCAATAGATTTTGTCAAGGTACAAATATTTTTTTAAATGTAGTTAAACTAACTATGCAATTTATTCATTATTTTACTGCGATCGCTCGTTCAAAACTACGTCAAACCCAAGCTATAACAAGTTTTTTCATTCTACTTACCGCATTGGGTGGAACGAATATTGTTCGTGCTGAAGGTAGTAAACAGTTAGTTTCTCAAGGTGGCAATCGACCTTATTTAGAATGGGCATCTGGCACAACCGCAAATATTGTGCGTAAAACTCTGTTGAAAGTTTACGTAAAACAAGGCGAAATTGTCAATCTTGGTTCGAGTGTTCATACGAGTTTTGATAGTCAAGATATTGTTTATCGCAGTCCTTTTGGGAGACAAAATGGTGTTTGTGATGTTTTAAGCACTGGCTATGGTTTTATTGACACCTTAGCTAAGGAAACAGCAGGACCTTTACCAAATTTAGGTGGTTATACTCCTTGTAGTTTTGTTGCTACAGAAACTGGAATCTATGAAGTAGAATTTCATGCACCGAATCTTACAGGAAATCCAGCAATAAGAACAACAACTGCAACTTTTCCTACTGATAATACTCAAGGCTCAGGCGTCGCTGCATGGGATATTACTGTACGCGATATTTTAGGTAATCCTAAAAATGGACGCGTATTTACGAATTATGTCGCCATGAACCTGGGCGGTAATGGTATACCACTCAACTCTGACTTCTTTATTCAAACCAAAGATGGATATCGCTATCGAACCGACATGAATGGAGTCGATCCTTTTGGTTTTATCTTTTTTGCTAATAGCCGAGGATATATCGATAAAACAGATAACAGTACACTCTACCGCACAGCAAAAGCTGATAATAATGCTTTAAGTCCTTTTCAAGGCAATGTTGAAGTTCAACGACCCGATCTACCAGATACGGTTACAGATATTACTCATTTAATTTTTATTAATAGACCAGATCCCGAAGCTTTAATACATTTAGGAATTCCAACTTCGCCAGTTATTCCCGCAGTTCCTACTAACTTTAAATTTACTGGTGGTACCGGTGGTAGTGGTAATCAAACTCCTGTAGGAGTCGGTGGAAATTTTAGCTTTGATGTGAGTAGTTCAGGAAGCTACCAAATTATTGTTGATACCAATACTGATGGAGTTTATGATCCTAGCGTTGATCGCGTTTTGCAGAACGTCGCTAATGCAGGCAGTAACGTTGTTTTTTGGGATGGTAAAAATGCTGCTGGTACTAATTTACCACCACGTTCTGGTAATGCTCCTTATAATGCCCAGATTACACTTCGTGCTGGGGAATATCACTTTCCTATGCTAGATGCAGAAAATAACCCGAATGGCTTTGTCATTGAAATGGAAAATGCACCAGGTGCTTTTCCTGCGGGTAAGAATAAATATACTATCTACTACAACGATACTAACTACACGACTAAAAATGGTACATTTGTCAGTCTAGACGGCACAGGTGCAACAAATCCTAGAAACGCGGCAACAGGAATCGATAGTTCGGCAGGAAGACATCAGTTTAGCAGTAACTATGGTGACTTTAAAGGTATCGATACTTGGGCATTTTTTCCTAGTCAAGCAGTTTTGTCGAACTTAGTTATTACCACAACAAACCAAGCAAATGTTAGAGGTAGAAAATCAGTTCGTTTTTTAACTGATGCTGATGGTAGTGGTACGGTAACGGTAGGCGATCGCGTAGAATATACGATTACTTATTCCAATCTTTCTCCAGGTAATACTAGTGCAATAAATTTCGTTATTAACGATACTCTACCACCACAGCTAACATTTATTAATGCAGCTATTGTATCTAAAACTACAGGTAACAATATTACACTCAATTCTAGCTATTCAGGAGCAGGTGCGTTAACGACTCTTGTGACAGGAACAACTGCTTCTAATTCCAGTACCTTGCGCGTAGGTGACACAATTACAATCAGAATCATTGCTGAAATTAACAGTATGAATTCTGGCAACCCAATCAGCAATCAAGCTACTGCAACTTTTAGTACAGCAGACAATCCTAGCGCAACAGTTGGCACTGTTCTGACTGATGCTGATTCTAATGGAGCAACCACTAACCCGCCTACACCTGGTAGTTACTTTTTTCAAACTGCTGATGATGGTATAAATACAGGTAACGATCCTACCCGTACCGACGATGACGATCCTACGCTTTTCACTGTTGTTAGTCCTCCTCCTAAACTTCGCTTAGTCAAGCGTATTACAGCACTTAATGAAATCAACTTCACAGGATTTGTCGATTACATCAATCCGTCAGATCCACGAGCGTTAGATGATAATGCTCCTAATTGGCCTCAGCCTAAAGATACTTATCTACGTGGTGCTTTTAATAACCTTTCTGTTAAACCAGGCGATGAAGTTGAATATACAATTTATTTTCTGTCTGATGGTGGAAGAAATAGCACTAATGTGCAAGTCTGTGATTTAATTCCAGCCAATACAACGTTTATTCCTAATGCATTTAACAACCAAGCTCCTGCAAACAGCAGCGATTATGGTATTGCGCTAGGATTGAGTGCTACTAACCTTCCTACAGCACCTACAAATTACGTAACAAATGCTGCTGACGCAGATCAAGGACGATTTTATGCTGCTGGAACGACACCACCATTATCTTGTTCTGGTAGCAATAACAACGGCGCGATCATTGTTGACGTTGCCACAAGCCCTGCAACCTTACCCAGAGCGATCGCACCAGGAAACCCAACTAATTCTTATGGCTTTATTCGCTTTCGCGTTAGGGTTAATTAAAGATCATCAGGATTTATGCCCAGATCTCGTAGTCTGGCGGCTAAACGTTCAGCACGTTGTTCAGCTAAATTTGCGCGATCGCTTGCTTGCATTGCTACTTCTTCAGGAGTTGGCAATCGATTTCCTGCCTGATCGTACCAGTAAAGCCATTCGCGCGTCCAACCTTGATGCGTGCCTCGTTCTCTTCCTATCCCTAAGTTAATTTCTGGCATCCAATACGGTTCATCGGTTTGTAGTAACTGGTATTGTCCATCAACCAGTCGATAAACTTCTAGCGCTTGCCTTTTACGGCTTTTACCTCTACCTGGAGCATAAATAACATAGTATAAAATCCCTAAGCGAGCATAATCAATCTTTTTCTGTTCGTACTCGCCGCTATAGGTTTTAGAAACAACTTCTAACGCCAAAATCGGCACTTTATTATCTTCTTCCCACAAAACATAACTTAAACGCCCTTCTTCCCCCACAAAGCGATCAACTCCCAAACTTAAAAAACTATCAGGAACAATTGCTGATTCTCCTGGGGCGTAGTAAATTCCCATATCAACACCAAAGAACCAATCGCTGCGATTTGCCCATACGAGCGCTAAAATCGCTGCTAAAAGATTGGGAATGAGGTTTTGCAGTTCATTATCCACCGGCGTATCGTCAGAATCAGGCAGTTCAGCAGATGTGGGCAAACATTGCCATGAGTCGTATACCATAACCGCCTCGACACGAGTATAAAGGAATCGATGTTTACAATCTTAGCTTGAGTAGCAACGACTCAGAATTATGCAACGATCAACACATATAACCGAGTCAACCGCTACAGCTAGCGCAAATCTCCGAAAAATTCAACGTCTTTACCACTATATATAAATGACGTATAGTCTTAATCTATCCCAAACCAACACGACGATAAATTTCCTCAACTATGGTTCGAGAGCTTGAGCGTACTAACCAAACTAGCCAGTTTCCTGAAACTGCGCCTGCTGCTAATCCAGTGTTTTTTAGAACGTATAGCCGTCGCCAGCCGAATGGTAGACGTGAAAGTTGGGAAGAAGTATGCGATCGCACGCTCAAAGGTTTAGTCAAATTAGGTAAACTCACCGACGCTGAAGTCGCGGTACTAGCTAAAATGCAGCACCAACTGAAAGCGCTACCAAGTGGACGTTGGTTATGGGTTGGTGGCACAGAATGGATCGAAAAGCAAGAAAATTTTTCTGGAGCCTATAACTGTACAAGCACCAACGTTACCGACTGGCGGGCGTTTGGCTTGATGATGGATCTTGCAATGATGGGTTGTGGTACCGGTGCTGTTCTCGAACCGCAGTATATTCATCAGTTACCACCAATTCGCAATCGCTTAAACGTGACGATTACTGGAGAAATTGGGATAACACCAGCTATTCGTAGGAAAGAAATTACTGAAATTCAGATTGCAGGCAACGATATCACAATCTACGTCGGTGATAGTCGTCAAGGTTGGGTGAAATCATATCAAACGCTTCTCGAACTATCCAGCGATGCACAATTTGCAGGAGAAGTCAATGTCCGCGTCGATCTGCGTAATGTACGCCCTGCTGGTGAACTTCTCAAAGGCTTTGGTGGTGTTGCTAATCCGATCAAGCTACCCGAATTATATCAACGTTGTGCCGCAATTCTTAATAAAGCCGTAGGACGCCAACTTAATTCTGTAGAATGTTGTTTATTAATCGATGAAGCCGCTGTTGTTGTCGTTGCCGGAAATGTTAGACGAAGTGCTGGAATGCGTCAAGGTGACAGCGACGATGAATTATTCGCTCAAGCCAAAAGTAATTTGTGGCAACAAGATGAGAATGGTAACTGGCGAATCGATCCCGAACGCGATGCGTTACGAATGGCAAATCACACGCGCGTGTTTCATCGTCAACCAACATTGAATGAATGTGTTGATGCTGTACGCAACCAGTATTATTCAGGCGAAGGGGCAATTCAATACGCACCCGAAGCGATCGCCCGTGCAAATGCAGATATCTTAACAACTCCTCAACTTAAAACCGAATTTCTGCAAGCTTATAATCAAGGTAAAGAACAAGCACGAGCATGGTTACGCGATCGCTTTAATGAATTCCCACCTGAAGAAATCGCACACAGACTATCAAGATATGCTCTGAATCCTTGCGGCGAGATCACTGGCGCAAATTTCCATTGTGTATCAGGAAAAACTTTACTAATTACTCGCCAAGGTCTTTGTAAAATTCAAGATATTGTTGGTGAAGAAGTTGAAATTTGGAATGGTAAACGCTGGAGCAAAGTTGTTCCATTTCAAACTAATACTGGACAGAAATTATATAGAGTTAGATTTGGTGATGGCTCTTATTTAGATGTTACAGAATACCATAGATTCTTTGTTAAAGATAGATTTGGTAAAAGCTATGAAGAAGTCCAGACAAAAGATTTATTATCGCATAGCAAATACTCAATTCATACAGAACCATTTGTAATTGAATATCAAGATGGAGAAGCTATTGATCCTGTGTATGCTTATACATTAGGAGTAGCTGTAGGTGACGAAACTTTAGATCAAAATGGCAACGCAAAAATTAGACTATACACCAAGAAATCTGAACTTTTAGTTTCTGGAAAAAAATCTCCTCTAAGAAACTATGATTACTTACCATCTTTTGTAGACATCACTGATTTAGGGTTTTCAAGAGAACTTTTGTACCGCTTGAAAACCCAATCTGATGCGTTAAATATAATTGGTTCATGG
This sequence is a window from Chroogloeocystis siderophila 5.2 s.c.1. Protein-coding genes within it:
- a CDS encoding isopeptide-forming domain-containing fimbrial protein encodes the protein MQFIHYFTAIARSKLRQTQAITSFFILLTALGGTNIVRAEGSKQLVSQGGNRPYLEWASGTTANIVRKTLLKVYVKQGEIVNLGSSVHTSFDSQDIVYRSPFGRQNGVCDVLSTGYGFIDTLAKETAGPLPNLGGYTPCSFVATETGIYEVEFHAPNLTGNPAIRTTTATFPTDNTQGSGVAAWDITVRDILGNPKNGRVFTNYVAMNLGGNGIPLNSDFFIQTKDGYRYRTDMNGVDPFGFIFFANSRGYIDKTDNSTLYRTAKADNNALSPFQGNVEVQRPDLPDTVTDITHLIFINRPDPEALIHLGIPTSPVIPAVPTNFKFTGGTGGSGNQTPVGVGGNFSFDVSSSGSYQIIVDTNTDGVYDPSVDRVLQNVANAGSNVVFWDGKNAAGTNLPPRSGNAPYNAQITLRAGEYHFPMLDAENNPNGFVIEMENAPGAFPAGKNKYTIYYNDTNYTTKNGTFVSLDGTGATNPRNAATGIDSSAGRHQFSSNYGDFKGIDTWAFFPSQAVLSNLVITTTNQANVRGRKSVRFLTDADGSGTVTVGDRVEYTITYSNLSPGNTSAINFVINDTLPPQLTFINAAIVSKTTGNNITLNSSYSGAGALTTLVTGTTASNSSTLRVGDTITIRIIAEINSMNSGNPISNQATATFSTADNPSATVGTVLTDADSNGATTNPPTPGSYFFQTADDGINTGNDPTRTDDDDPTLFTVVSPPPKLRLVKRITALNEINFTGFVDYINPSDPRALDDNAPNWPQPKDTYLRGAFNNLSVKPGDEVEYTIYFLSDGGRNSTNVQVCDLIPANTTFIPNAFNNQAPANSSDYGIALGLSATNLPTAPTNYVTNAADADQGRFYAAGTTPPLSCSGSNNNGAIIVDVATSPATLPRAIAPGNPTNSYGFIRFRVRVN
- the nrdJ gene encoding ribonucleoside-triphosphate reductase, adenosylcobalamin-dependent — its product is MVRELERTNQTSQFPETAPAANPVFFRTYSRRQPNGRRESWEEVCDRTLKGLVKLGKLTDAEVAVLAKMQHQLKALPSGRWLWVGGTEWIEKQENFSGAYNCTSTNVTDWRAFGLMMDLAMMGCGTGAVLEPQYIHQLPPIRNRLNVTITGEIGITPAIRRKEITEIQIAGNDITIYVGDSRQGWVKSYQTLLELSSDAQFAGEVNVRVDLRNVRPAGELLKGFGGVANPIKLPELYQRCAAILNKAVGRQLNSVECCLLIDEAAVVVVAGNVRRSAGMRQGDSDDELFAQAKSNLWQQDENGNWRIDPERDALRMANHTRVFHRQPTLNECVDAVRNQYYSGEGAIQYAPEAIARANADILTTPQLKTEFLQAYNQGKEQARAWLRDRFNEFPPEEIAHRLSRYALNPCGEITGANFHCVSGKTLLITRQGLCKIQDIVGEEVEIWNGKRWSKVVPFQTNTGQKLYRVRFGDGSYLDVTEYHRFFVKDRFGKSYEEVQTKDLLSHSKYSIHTEPFVIEYQDGEAIDPVYAYTLGVAVGDETLDQNGNAKIRLYTKKSELLVSGKKSPLRNYDYLPSFVDITDLGFSRELLYRLKTQSDALNIIGSWNKQAILAFIAGLADTDGSNTQGNGIRIYIADYERAYRLQLLLSKCGLQSSVNMMARKASATNLGKRSQYLYYLQITDCNQIPCQRLDTSKGYKPTAKGKWQVIKSVEELPGCHDTYCFNEPEFHKGVFGNTLTGNCNLSEIHLNQIDPNNYQEQTEAFTAGALSVATLLNHKFIEPRYQKSRELDPIVGVSFTGLFDFFVRAFGVDWLHWWTAGRPETPQGSEYKQKEQEYLSRWKDIVHQVIWEYCDRHNIKHPNRCTTVQPSGTKSLLTGASPGWHPPKAQRFIRRITFRSHDPVALACIDYGYNVVPSQSDKDENGNLLNDPFDPRCSEWLVEIPVAVPWADLPGADEIDISQFSAIAQMDFYMQVQKYYVSHNTSATIELRENEVEALGTRIYEAIKNNEGYISAALLARFDDHQTFPRLPFEPISKQQYDELMQQVKMQRRTNDFQSALIQYDAKDLSEVGPAGCDSDKCLFSEQKPV
- a CDS encoding Uma2 family endonuclease; this translates as MVYDSWQCLPTSAELPDSDDTPVDNELQNLIPNLLAAILALVWANRSDWFFGVDMGIYYAPGESAIVPDSFLSLGVDRFVGEEGRLSYVLWEEDNKVPILALEVVSKTYSGEYEQKKIDYARLGILYYVIYAPGRGKSRKRQALEVYRLVDGQYQLLQTDEPYWMPEINLGIGRERGTHQGWTREWLYWYDQAGNRLPTPEEVAMQASDRANLAEQRAERLAARLRDLGINPDDL
- a CDS encoding Ig-like domain-containing protein, producing MVEVISKAAIAAPAQQSAAQLPADVPTQQTPIATIKIISPTPNQIIDLPSTSITAEYPIDAQIELQVNGVAVDNSLIGRTETDTTNQLITQTWYGISLEQGENVITAMPTTPGLAPSTIKVQVRGGVKKLTLQSEAARIPADGRSTTTIQGQLIDANGNRTNQNATVTLAASAGEFVEKDANPKAPGFQVQAKQGQFSATLRSGLEAKTVTIRALIADIEAFTQLQFETDLRPSIATGVIDVRLGRSGTDFYQSFREFLPPDDNKTKLDIYGAAFATGKVGEWLFTGAYNSDRTLNRDCNGRDRLFRDTQPCEQAYPTYGDDSQVTALTPSQDSVYLRFERSPQILNAEPDYAMWGDFNTQEFARTSQQFSATTRQLHGFKANYNWGNLQITGFYGNNVQGFQRDAIAPDGTSGYYFLSRRLLLAGSENVFIELEELNRPGTVVSRQQLTRGIDYDIDYDRGTLLFRQPVLRTDVDQTGQVLRRQIIATYQYESQENNRNTIYGGRLQYHLSRQRHPDWIGATYLQENQGVRSFELYGADALISLGDKTRFIAEYAHSTNNSEFLGTISGSAYRLEAIAEIAQGIRASAYFRTADTGFANNATISFVPGQTRYGAQVVGKLSPQTNLRLQYDREVNQGIAPEPVTTFEDLFTPRIEPIPGSRVDNSLTTILAGVEHRIGKANVTVDWIHRQREDRIAPNALSGTSDQVRSRLTLPLTDNLTFLAQNELSFSDQADAVYPDRTILGLDWGLLPGVNLRLAQQFYTRGQFAGNSITSIEVVGEHKFSQNTILTGRYSMFGGLNDFSGQGAIGLKHRWEITPSLKLNLAYERILGDFFGRTAAGLQFAQPFAPGQSAASLGFSAANSYSIGVEYNPSSNFQANARYEHRTSPSGSNTVIGANVTGKISPALTALVRYQQANFSNQKLAGLGNTVNFKAGLAYRDPHSDKFNALLRYEYRKNPATIPDTLLLGTGTGYEDHTFALEALYAPNWQWEFYGKYALRNSTSYLATDLVGTSTINLAQLRATYRLGYSVDLVGEARWIHQPTTGFSETGFVVEAGYYLTPNLRLSAGYAFGDVSDRDFSGSRSAGGAYLGLTLKLNELFDGFGLQKPVPKPISNHTAKSQQ